The following proteins are encoded in a genomic region of Methylobacterium tardum:
- a CDS encoding ferredoxin, producing the protein MSAPADASSGSPPGLRVSVDLNLCQAYAQCCYAAPRHFRIEGHEALFYDPAPAAEHRADIERARVACPVQAIRVEDPGQTV; encoded by the coding sequence ATGTCCGCCCCCGCCGATGCGTCCTCCGGCTCCCCACCCGGCCTGCGGGTGAGCGTCGATCTCAACCTGTGCCAGGCCTATGCCCAGTGCTGCTACGCGGCGCCGCGGCACTTCCGCATCGAGGGGCACGAAGCCCTGTTCTACGATCCCGCCCCCGCCGCCGAGCACCGGGCTGACATCGAGCGGGCACGCGTCGCCTGCCCGGTTCAGGCGATCCGGGTCGAGGATCCGGGGCAGACCGTCTGA